A single region of the Plantactinospora soyae genome encodes:
- a CDS encoding HNH endonuclease produces the protein MPDIRPTVGSGALVLNATYEPLCVVSVRRAAILVLSAKAVCVADGEGILHSARNALPVPSVVRLTRFVRVPYRTHVGLSRRAIFARDNWRCVYCRGPAETIDHVFPRSRGGRHAWENVVAACAKCNHTKGDKTPAELGWRLHALPAAPKGIAWRVLGHRAPDPRWASWLDLRESEAA, from the coding sequence ATGCCTGACATACGACCCACGGTGGGCTCCGGAGCGTTGGTGCTCAATGCCACCTATGAGCCGCTGTGTGTCGTTTCAGTGCGTCGGGCCGCGATCCTGGTCCTGTCGGCCAAGGCCGTCTGCGTGGCCGACGGGGAAGGAATCCTGCACAGTGCCCGCAACGCCCTCCCCGTACCATCGGTGGTGCGGTTGACCCGTTTTGTCCGGGTGCCGTACCGGACCCACGTCGGGTTGTCCCGGCGGGCGATCTTCGCCCGGGACAACTGGCGGTGCGTCTACTGCCGTGGCCCGGCCGAGACCATCGACCACGTCTTCCCGCGCAGCCGGGGCGGCCGGCACGCCTGGGAGAACGTCGTGGCGGCCTGTGCCAAGTGCAACCACACCAAGGGCGACAAGACCCCGGCGGAGCTGGGCTGGCGGCTGCACGCACTGCCGGCCGCGCCGAAGGGCATCGCCTGGCGGGTGCTCGGTCACCGGGCCCCCGACCCGCGCTGGGCGAGCTGGCTGGACCTGCGCGAGAGCGAGGCGGCCTGA
- a CDS encoding MFS transporter produces MWSAVENDGGPSVSEETHAPERPATFREVFAEREYRAIFAATVLTWTGDYLAKAAVTLLVYQQSRSVALSAAAFATSYLPWLIGGPLLTTLADRYPYRTVMVICDIIRVPLYVVIAIDGLSAEVILVLLFVATLVSPPSQAARSATLPLILTGDRLVVALGLHASTGQAAQVVGYVVGAGIALYSPALALLINAAAFGLSALIIRFGVRHRPAAPTEGGRRHLLRETAAGFQLVFGTPVLRAIAIMVFCAMLFAIVPEGLAAAWATTFAGEGADRSATQALIMISAPAGFILGGLLIGRGVRPDRRRALVRVFAVLAPLALVPTLLNPPPVVVALLAAVAGFSVAGLLPVANGLFVQALPHGYRARAFGVMNTGVQVMQGGAVLVTGVLAERFPIPRVVGLWSVAGVLLMLLLAVRWPRSERFDAAIAQARERAATPPPEVPASRAGGRTGAGTPPGPRPPSSEAGVGAV; encoded by the coding sequence ATTTGGTCAGCGGTCGAGAACGATGGAGGCCCATCGGTGTCCGAAGAGACACACGCGCCCGAAAGGCCGGCAACCTTTCGGGAGGTGTTCGCCGAACGTGAGTATCGGGCGATCTTCGCGGCTACCGTACTGACCTGGACCGGTGACTATCTCGCCAAGGCCGCCGTCACGCTGCTGGTCTACCAGCAGAGCCGGTCGGTCGCGCTCTCGGCCGCCGCGTTCGCGACGAGCTACCTGCCCTGGCTGATCGGCGGACCGCTCCTCACCACGCTGGCCGACCGGTACCCGTACCGCACGGTCATGGTCATCTGCGACATCATCCGGGTGCCGCTGTACGTGGTCATCGCGATCGACGGCCTGAGCGCCGAGGTCATCCTCGTACTGCTCTTCGTCGCCACCCTGGTGAGTCCACCGAGCCAGGCCGCCCGGTCCGCGACGCTGCCGCTCATCCTGACCGGCGACCGGCTCGTGGTCGCACTCGGGCTGCACGCCAGCACCGGCCAGGCGGCGCAGGTCGTCGGCTACGTCGTCGGCGCCGGCATCGCGCTGTACAGCCCGGCTCTCGCACTGCTGATCAACGCCGCCGCGTTCGGGCTCTCCGCGCTGATCATCCGATTCGGGGTCCGGCACCGGCCCGCCGCGCCGACCGAGGGCGGCCGCCGCCATCTGCTGCGGGAGACCGCCGCCGGCTTCCAACTGGTGTTCGGCACCCCGGTACTGCGGGCAATCGCGATCATGGTCTTCTGCGCGATGCTCTTCGCCATCGTCCCCGAGGGGCTGGCCGCCGCCTGGGCCACCACCTTCGCCGGCGAGGGTGCCGACCGGAGCGCCACCCAGGCCCTGATCATGATCTCCGCGCCGGCCGGCTTCATCCTCGGCGGCCTGCTGATCGGCCGGGGTGTCCGGCCGGACCGGCGCCGGGCCCTGGTCCGGGTGTTCGCCGTCCTCGCCCCGCTGGCCCTGGTACCCACCCTGTTGAATCCGCCGCCGGTGGTGGTGGCGCTGCTGGCCGCGGTCGCGGGCTTCTCGGTCGCCGGCCTGCTGCCGGTGGCCAACGGCCTGTTCGTGCAGGCGCTGCCGCACGGCTACCGCGCCCGGGCGTTCGGGGTGATGAACACCGGCGTCCAGGTGATGCAGGGCGGCGCGGTCCTGGTCACCGGGGTGCTGGCCGAACGGTTCCCGATCCCCCGGGTGGTGGGCCTCTGGAGCGTCGCCGGAGTGCTGCTGATGCTGCTCCTGGCCGTCCGGTGGCCGCGTTCCGAACGGTTCGACGCGGCGATCGCCCAGGCCCGGGAGCGGGCCGCCACCCCGCCGCCCGAGGTACCGGCCAGCCGGGCCGGTGGCCGCACCGGAGCCGGTACGCCACCCGGC
- a CDS encoding mechanosensitive ion channel family protein, with protein MPSAPTPTPEPEPSCLDNPFCKQVYRVTDSVWFAEGSNYLLIKPATIALILLLAILLRYLLNRTINRLVRSTSESRIPAVLRPLRERIPTAAPDPQAVVPERRRQRAEAIGSVLRSMTTAVVFAIATLQILSELSLDLAPLLASAGIAGLALGFGAQTLVKDLIAGLFMLLEDQYGVGDTVDLGEATGVVEAVGLRITTVRDARGVVWYIRNGEIIRVGNKSQGWAMVVVDMPIGFARTEEATAVLRTAAASVAVDPELAPELVEPPEVIGVEQITVDGSVIRTIAKTTAEGQFAVSRELRRRLAEALENSGITAGMAATRMFPRPAAPPAEGETGQGGAT; from the coding sequence ATGCCCAGCGCGCCGACCCCGACCCCGGAGCCGGAGCCGAGCTGCCTGGACAACCCGTTCTGCAAGCAGGTCTACCGGGTGACGGACTCCGTGTGGTTCGCCGAGGGCAGCAACTACCTGCTGATCAAGCCGGCGACCATCGCGCTGATCCTGCTGCTCGCGATCCTGCTCCGGTACCTGCTGAACCGGACCATCAACCGGCTGGTCCGGAGCACCTCCGAGAGCCGGATCCCGGCCGTGCTCCGGCCGTTGCGGGAACGGATCCCGACCGCCGCACCCGACCCACAGGCCGTCGTACCCGAACGGCGGCGCCAGCGGGCCGAGGCGATCGGTTCGGTGCTGCGCAGCATGACCACGGCGGTCGTCTTCGCCATCGCCACCCTGCAGATCCTCAGCGAACTCAGCCTCGACCTGGCACCCCTGCTGGCCAGCGCGGGCATCGCCGGCCTGGCCCTGGGCTTCGGCGCCCAGACGCTGGTCAAGGACCTCATCGCCGGCCTGTTCATGCTGCTGGAGGACCAGTACGGCGTCGGCGACACGGTCGACCTCGGCGAGGCCACCGGCGTGGTGGAGGCCGTCGGGCTGCGGATCACCACCGTCCGGGACGCCCGCGGGGTGGTCTGGTACATCCGCAACGGCGAGATCATCCGGGTCGGCAACAAGAGCCAGGGCTGGGCGATGGTCGTCGTGGACATGCCGATCGGGTTCGCCCGTACCGAGGAGGCCACGGCGGTGCTGCGGACCGCGGCGGCCTCGGTGGCGGTCGATCCGGAACTCGCTCCGGAGCTGGTGGAGCCGCCCGAGGTGATCGGGGTCGAACAGATCACCGTGGACGGCTCGGTGATCCGTACCATCGCCAAGACCACGGCCGAGGGACAGTTCGCGGTCTCCCGCGAGCTGCGTCGCCGGCTCGCCGAGGCGCTGGAGAACTCCGGCATCACTGCCGGGATGGCGGCGACCCGGATGTTCCCGCGCCCCGCGGCACCGCCGGCCGAGGGCGAGACCGGCCAGGGTGGAGCGACCTGA